In the Thermomicrobiales bacterium genome, GCGACGCCGAGGATGAGCAACTGCTGGCTGGAATCGGTGATGACGACAGCGTTATCACTAAGAACTGTGTCGACGTAGCCGTGCGTCAACACCGTCTGACCCGTGTGACCTGAAGGGTCGGAGAGCAGTTCCGCGACCGTCGCCACCGAGCCGGACAACGTCCCTGGCGTTGCCGAAGATCCGACACCCGCGCCCGGAGTGCCAGGGTGATTCGGAGCCACCGTCGTCGCTGTTGCGGACGCTTCTACACCAGCCTCAGGGGTTGCGGTCGCATTCGTGTCTGAGTTTCGCGAGCATGCGCCGCCCAGCAACAGCATGGCCAGCAGCAGAGCGGCAGGGGTGAGCCATCGCGGGTTACGGGAGATCACGTCGGACTCCTCCTCGCGTCAAGCCGGCCGGTCGCAGCCGGGGCGCCAACTGTGGATGGATACCAGATTCGATAGCGCCGCGTCGAGCGTCGGACTGCGGCTTATCCCCCACCGTTGTCGTCGCTCCAGCCTGGCGGGGGAACCCAGAAGAGCGTGCGCAGGGCGTAGCGCGGCGAGCGCGGCATCTCGTCAGCCGCGCGGGTCGGTGGGTCACTCGCGCCGATCAGCTCCCAGCCACGGGGCAGAAGCAGCGTTGCGATTGTCTCCTGCGTCCACTGATCTGCTTCGAGGTAGAGATCCGGCCGGCCGACAGGATCGAGCTCCGGCTCGACCTCGACCTCGCGGACGATGTCGATGCCCATATCCGTCTCCAGGTAGACGGTGACACGCACCAGCGCCTCACCATCGACGACGACCGGCACGCAGAGCCCCTCGACTTGTCCGAACTTCATCTACCACCTCCGCGAGCCGGCCACTGATGTGATCATACTGTCCCTCGCGATGCGTCAGCGCCGCTCGGCGGCGATTGCTACACTTCAGCGCGACGAAGCATCCGAACAACTTGTACTGTGCGTCGACGCCAACACTCGCGCCGCCACGAATGAAGGATAGCCAGACGATGGAACAGAACCTCCGAGACACGCTCGAAGGGATCAAGCTGCGGCTCGACGAGATCGGGGTGCGTCTTTGACTTACCTGAGATGCGCCGCGAGCTAGGAGAGCTCGAGGCACAGTCAGTTGTGCCGGGCTTCTGGGATGACGCCGGCCGCGCTCAGCGTCTGATGCAACGCCTCACCGGCATCCGCAACCAGATCGACGAGTGGGAGCGGATGAGCCAGCAGGCAGTCGATCTGCTTGAGCTTTACGAGCTGGCAGAGGACGACGAGGAGATGGTCGCTGAGATCACTACTCAGACGAACCAGCTTGCCCATCAACTCGACCAGATGGAGATCCAGCTTCTGCTCAGCGGCGAGCACGACGAGAGCAACGCCCTGCTGGCGATCCACGCCGGGACAGGCGGTATCGACGCGCAGGACTGGGCCGAGATGCTGAGCAGGATGTATCTACGCTGGGCCGCCAAGCGTGACTTCTCGACCTCGATCCTCGACTGGACCGAGGGTGAAGAAGCGGGCATCAAGAGCACGACGATCGAGATTCGCGGGCGTTATGCCTACGGGTTACTGAAAGGCGAAGCCGGCACGCATCGGTTGGTTCGCCTATCGCCATTTGACTCGGCGCACCGACGCCACACCGCGTTTGCGCTTGTCGAGGTGCTGCCGGAGGTCGAGAACGACTCCGAGGTCGAAATTCGCGATGAGGACATCCGCCTCGACACGTATCGCTCCTCCGGGGCCGGCGGGCAGCACGTCAACAAGACCAGCTCGGCGATCCGGATCACCCATTTCCCGACCGGCATCGTTGTTACCTGCCAGGACGAACGCTCACAGCTCCAGAACAAGGAGTCGGCGTTCAAGATACTGCGCTCGCGGCTGGTTGAGCTGAAGCTCCGTGAGCAGGAGGCCGAGCGCGCCAGGCTCAAGGGCGAACACGTCACCGAGGGGTGGGGAAACCGCATCCGATCTTACGTCTTGCAGCCGTACACGATGGTCAACGACCACCGAACGGACTTCTCGACGAGCAATGTGCAGGCGGTGCTCGACGGAGACCTCGACCCGGCGATCGAGTCATACCTCCACCAGCAGCTCCAGGACCAGCAGGAGCAGGTGCGTGCGGACTAGTCTGCGCGCGTTCGCGCTCCTGATCCTCGCGCTTTCCGCCGTCGTTGTCGCCGCGCCACGATCGACGCGAGCTGCAAACGTCAGCTTCGTCGACATGAGCGCAACCTCGATATTCCAGCGATCGATGACGTTCAATCTCACCGCCGAGGCGACCTCGCCGATCGTCGAGGTCGCGCTCTTCTGGCAGCCGGCCGGCGACCGGGTGTTGCAGGCCGCCTACCCTTCGGTCGAGCCCAACCGGCGGATAGTGGTGAGTCATGACGTCGATACGAACGCGGATTATCTGCCGCCGGGGCTCGACATCATCTATCACTGGCGAGTGACCGAACAAGATGGCGATGTCACGGAGTCTCAACCCCAGACGCTCTTCTACATGGATGACGGGCTGGACTGGAACCACGTGACCGACGGGCTGGTCACCGTCTACTGGCATCGGGGAGACCAGAGCTTCGCGCATGACATCGTTGAGACAGCCACCCGCGGGATCGACCGGCTCAGCGAGAAGTTCGGCGTCGTCGCCAGCGAGCCAATCCGGCTCGTCATCTACGGCGACAGCCGCTCGTTCAGTCGAGCGCTGCCGCCGAACTCAGCCGAGTGGATCGGCGGCCAGGCGCATCCGGAGTGGAACCTGATCGTTGCCGAGATCGACCCGGGTAACGCCGCGGCGGCCGAAGTCCGTCGGATGGTGCCACACGAGATATCGCATCTCATCCTGCACCAGGCGACGGCGAACCCGTTCAACACACCGCCCAACTGGCTTGACGAAGGACTGGCAGTCTATAACCAGGAGACTCCTGACCCGCAGTTTCGGGGTGTGCTCGATCGGGCAATCACCGAGGGACGGTTGATCCCCGTCCGCGCGCTCAATTCCAGCTTCCCGAGCGATCCCGATCAGGCGATCCTGTCATATGCTCAGAGCGGATCGATTGTCGCGTTCATTGCCGACGATTTGGGCGAGGAGAAGCTGGCGGCCCTGGTCGCCGTCTTTCGCGACGAGGTGTCCTACGCTGAGGCAGTTGACCGCTCACTCGGGATGACGATTGATGAGCTGGACTCCGCATGGAAGGCTTCGCTTGACTACCAGGGGGACGCTCCGCCGGAGACAAGTACCCCGGCAAAAAGCGGCGGCAGCGAGCTCTCACGTAACCAGTGGTT is a window encoding:
- the prfB gene encoding peptide chain release factor 2 (programmed frameshift), producing the protein MEQNLRDTLEGIKLRLDEIGVRLDLPEMRRELGELEAQSVVPGFWDDAGRAQRLMQRLTGIRNQIDEWERMSQQAVDLLELYELAEDDEEMVAEITTQTNQLAHQLDQMEIQLLLSGEHDESNALLAIHAGTGGIDAQDWAEMLSRMYLRWAAKRDFSTSILDWTEGEEAGIKSTTIEIRGRYAYGLLKGEAGTHRLVRLSPFDSAHRRHTAFALVEVLPEVENDSEVEIRDEDIRLDTYRSSGAGGQHVNKTSSAIRITHFPTGIVVTCQDERSQLQNKESAFKILRSRLVELKLREQEAERARLKGEHVTEGWGNRIRSYVLQPYTMVNDHRTDFSTSNVQAVLDGDLDPAIESYLHQQLQDQQEQVRAD
- a CDS encoding peptidase MA family metallohydrolase — its product is MRTSLRAFALLILALSAVVVAAPRSTRAANVSFVDMSATSIFQRSMTFNLTAEATSPIVEVALFWQPAGDRVLQAAYPSVEPNRRIVVSHDVDTNADYLPPGLDIIYHWRVTEQDGDVTESQPQTLFYMDDGLDWNHVTDGLVTVYWHRGDQSFAHDIVETATRGIDRLSEKFGVVASEPIRLVIYGDSRSFSRALPPNSAEWIGGQAHPEWNLIVAEIDPGNAAAAEVRRMVPHEISHLILHQATANPFNTPPNWLDEGLAVYNQETPDPQFRGVLDRAITEGRLIPVRALNSSFPSDPDQAILSYAQSGSIVAFIADDLGEEKLAALVAVFRDEVSYAEAVDRSLGMTIDELDSAWKASLDYQGDAPPETSTPAKSGGSELSRNQWLGVVACTGLFALAGLALGIVGVVKAGRFGRGPRA